The Clostridium chauvoei genome has a window encoding:
- the potA gene encoding spermidine/putrescine ABC transporter ATP-binding protein produces the protein MEQNIIELEGVSKKYGDNNVLDNLSLSIKKNEFLTLLGPSGCGKTTTLKIIAGFEQADSGKLLFDGKDISSLPPYKRQVNTVFQKYALFPHMNVYENIAFGLTIKKINKNEIDKKVKEMLKLVSLEGFEKRNIDSLSGGQQQRVAIARALVNEPEVLLLDEPLGALDLKLRKEMQIELKRIQQRLGITFIFVTHDQEEALTMSDTIIVMNKGKIQQMGTPVDIYNEPSNAFVADFIGESNILDGIMIDDFKVNFSNRTFECVDKGFNKNEEIDVVIRPEDIKIVNSDSGMLKGIVKSVVFKGVHYEIEVLEGDHLWIIHNTKHAEIDSIIGLDIYPEDIHIMRKVKNNE, from the coding sequence TTGGAACAAAATATTATTGAACTTGAAGGAGTATCAAAAAAATATGGAGATAATAACGTATTAGATAACCTTTCATTAAGTATCAAAAAAAATGAATTTTTAACTTTACTTGGACCTAGTGGGTGTGGAAAAACCACAACCTTAAAAATTATTGCAGGATTTGAACAAGCTGATAGCGGAAAACTCTTGTTTGATGGAAAAGATATATCTTCTTTGCCTCCTTATAAAAGGCAAGTAAACACCGTATTCCAAAAATACGCTTTATTCCCACATATGAATGTTTATGAAAACATAGCATTTGGATTAACAATAAAAAAGATTAATAAAAATGAAATAGATAAAAAAGTAAAAGAAATGTTAAAGCTCGTTTCTTTAGAAGGATTTGAAAAAAGAAATATTGATTCTTTAAGTGGTGGACAACAACAAAGAGTTGCTATAGCTAGAGCTTTAGTTAATGAACCAGAAGTTCTTTTATTAGATGAACCTCTTGGAGCTTTAGATTTAAAACTTAGAAAAGAAATGCAAATAGAACTTAAAAGAATTCAACAAAGACTTGGAATTACTTTTATCTTTGTAACCCACGACCAAGAAGAAGCTTTAACCATGTCTGATACTATAATTGTTATGAACAAAGGGAAAATCCAACAAATGGGGACTCCTGTAGACATCTATAACGAACCATCTAATGCATTTGTTGCCGACTTTATTGGTGAAAGTAATATATTAGACGGTATTATGATTGATGATTTTAAAGTTAATTTTTCTAATAGAACTTTTGAATGTGTTGATAAAGGCTTTAATAAAAATGAAGAAATCGATGTGGTTATAAGACCTGAAGATATAAAAATAGTAAATTCTGATAGTGGAATGTTAAAAGGAATTGTTAAATCAGTAGTATTTAAAGGTGTTCATTATGAAATAGAAGTATTAGAAGGAGATCATTTGTGGATAATCCATAATACTAAACATGCAGAAATTGATTCTATAATAGGACTTGATATATATCCTGAAGATATTCATATTATGAGAAAGGTTAAAAATAATGAGTAA
- a CDS encoding ABC transporter permease, whose protein sequence is MSKIRKHSSSLEVSPFVIWSTLFIIIPLFIVLFFGFTVKTTEGSYAFSVENFTRLIQPQYIKVFTRSLSLAFSATLGCLILGYPVAYIISKMSPGKRNILIMLFIVPMWMNFLLRTYAWLPILGKNGFINNLLSNFGMGPFTFLYNDGAVILGMIYNFLPFMVLPIYTVLTKMDQNLINAASDLGANKGQIFRKIVLPLSMPGVISGITMVFMPAVSTFVISRLLGGGQYMLIGNLIEQQFTTMGDWNFGSSISIFMMIIILISMAVMSKFDISDKEGGGQLW, encoded by the coding sequence ATGAGTAAAATAAGAAAACATTCAAGTAGTTTAGAAGTCTCTCCTTTTGTTATTTGGAGTACTCTATTTATAATAATTCCTTTATTCATTGTATTATTCTTCGGATTTACAGTAAAAACTACAGAAGGTAGTTATGCCTTTTCAGTAGAAAACTTTACAAGACTTATTCAACCTCAATATATAAAAGTTTTTACTAGAAGTTTATCTCTTGCTTTTTCAGCAACTTTAGGCTGTTTAATCCTTGGATATCCTGTGGCATATATTATTTCTAAAATGAGCCCTGGAAAAAGAAATATATTAATTATGTTATTTATAGTTCCAATGTGGATGAATTTTCTTCTTAGAACTTATGCATGGCTTCCTATCCTAGGTAAGAACGGCTTTATAAATAATCTTTTATCTAATTTTGGAATGGGTCCATTTACATTTTTATATAACGATGGCGCTGTTATTTTAGGGATGATTTATAATTTCTTACCATTTATGGTGCTTCCAATTTATACAGTACTTACAAAAATGGATCAAAATCTAATAAATGCAGCATCTGATTTAGGTGCTAATAAAGGACAAATTTTTAGAAAAATAGTTTTACCTTTAAGTATGCCTGGTGTTATATCTGGAATTACAATGGTATTTATGCCTGCGGTTTCAACTTTTGTAATCTCTAGATTATTAGGTGGTGGACAATATATGCTTATTGGTAATTTAATAGAACAACAATTTACAACCATGGGTGATTGGAATTTTGGTTCTTCTATTTCCATTTTTATGATGATTATAATTTTAATTTCTATGGCTGTAATGAGTAAATTTGATATAAGTGATAAAGAAGGAGGAGGTCAATTATGGTAA
- a CDS encoding ABC transporter permease: protein MVKRLESFFKKFYLFIIFVFLYAPIFTLIIFSFNDSKSMGNWSGFTLKWYGELFRNERILEALFYTILIAIISSIVATIIGTLAAIGINKMSGPKKTFLLNINYLPVLNPDIVTGIALMSLFIFVRPLTKLDFGFTTMLLAHITFNIPYVILAVLPKLKQLPANITDAALDLGATPAYALRKVILPQIKPGIFAGMLMAFTMSIDDFVISFFTTGPGVTNLSIEIFSMARRGIKPEINALSTLMFVTVLILLLIANRKEFTSRGDKVENA from the coding sequence ATGGTAAAAAGATTAGAGAGTTTTTTTAAGAAATTTTATTTATTTATAATATTTGTATTTTTATATGCACCAATATTTACTTTAATTATCTTCTCATTTAATGATTCTAAATCTATGGGAAACTGGTCTGGTTTTACATTAAAATGGTATGGTGAACTTTTTAGAAATGAAAGAATATTAGAAGCATTATTTTATACAATACTTATAGCTATTATTTCTTCTATTGTAGCTACTATAATAGGAACCTTAGCTGCTATAGGTATAAATAAGATGTCTGGTCCTAAAAAAACATTTTTATTAAATATTAACTATTTACCTGTTTTAAATCCTGATATAGTTACAGGGATCGCATTAATGAGTTTATTTATATTTGTAAGACCACTTACTAAATTAGATTTTGGATTTACAACTATGTTACTAGCTCATATAACATTTAATATACCTTATGTAATCTTAGCTGTACTTCCAAAATTAAAGCAATTACCAGCTAACATTACAGATGCAGCTTTAGATTTAGGTGCAACACCAGCTTATGCTTTAAGAAAAGTAATATTACCTCAAATAAAACCTGGTATCTTTGCTGGTATGTTAATGGCCTTTACAATGTCAATTGATGATTTTGTAATAAGTTTCTTTACAACAGGACCTGGAGTTACAAATCTTTCAATTGAAATTTTCTCAATGGCTAGAAGAGGTATTAAACCTGAAATTAACGCTCTATCTACTTTAATGTTTGTAACTGTTTTAATCCTATTATTAATTGCTAACAGAAAAGAATTTACATCAAGAGGTGATAAAGTTGAAAATGCATAA
- a CDS encoding ABC transporter substrate-binding protein — translation MKMHKKLMSLVTATILSSTLFIGCSNNSDSKKGVNGSINVFNCGDYINPDLIGKFEAETGIKVIYDTYDTNEIMYQKVKTSPGTYDLVFPSDYMVEKMIKEDMAEKIDYNNVPNYINIGNDYKNLSYDPTNEYSIPYMWGTIGIIYDADKVKGEITSWNDLWDSDYKDEIFMFDSIRDTLAIALIKLGYSQNSVDPYEIDKASEELIKQKPLVQSYVVDEVKDKMINGEAALATVWSGDAVYIQEEAPDLNLKYIVPKEGSNKWFDTMVIPKDAPNKSGAEAFINFLLDPENARDNVEYIGYATPNIAAYALLDEETQKDPTVYPPKEVLDKCEIFKDLGNKLKIYDDAWLKVKIE, via the coding sequence TTGAAAATGCATAAAAAATTAATGTCTCTAGTTACTGCTACTATTCTTTCATCTACCTTATTTATAGGGTGTAGTAATAATTCTGATAGTAAAAAAGGAGTCAATGGATCTATAAATGTATTTAATTGTGGAGATTATATAAATCCAGATTTAATAGGTAAATTCGAGGCTGAAACTGGAATAAAAGTTATATACGATACTTATGATACTAACGAAATAATGTATCAAAAAGTTAAAACTAGCCCTGGAACTTACGATTTAGTTTTTCCATCAGATTATATGGTAGAAAAAATGATTAAAGAAGATATGGCTGAAAAAATAGATTATAATAACGTTCCTAATTATATTAATATAGGTAATGATTATAAAAACTTATCTTATGATCCAACTAATGAATACTCTATTCCTTATATGTGGGGAACTATCGGTATAATTTATGATGCTGATAAAGTTAAAGGAGAAATTACTAGTTGGAATGATCTTTGGGATTCTGATTATAAAGATGAGATATTTATGTTTGATTCAATTAGAGATACTTTAGCAATAGCTTTAATAAAACTTGGCTATTCTCAAAATTCCGTTGATCCTTACGAAATAGACAAAGCTAGTGAAGAATTAATTAAACAAAAACCTTTAGTTCAATCTTATGTTGTTGATGAAGTTAAGGATAAAATGATAAATGGTGAGGCAGCTTTAGCAACAGTTTGGTCTGGAGATGCTGTATATATTCAAGAAGAGGCTCCTGATTTAAATTTAAAATATATTGTTCCTAAAGAAGGTTCTAATAAATGGTTTGATACAATGGTTATACCTAAAGATGCACCTAACAAGTCTGGTGCTGAAGCTTTTATAAACTTCTTATTAGATCCAGAAAATGCACGTGATAATGTTGAATATATTGGATATGCTACTCCTAATATAGCTGCATATGCTTTATTAGATGAAGAAACTCAAAAAGATCCAACAGTTTATCCTCCAAAAGAAGTTTTAGATAAATGTGAAATATTTAAAGACTTAGGAAATAAACTTAAAATTTATGATGATGCTTGGCTTAAAGTTAAAATTGAATAA
- a CDS encoding acylphosphatase gives MLRYYVVVAGRIQGVGFRFFCQSHASIMNITGFVRNMSNGMVELQIQGSEEVLDKFLSLIKSGNRFIRVDDISIKKIPLLQEEKGFKVVY, from the coding sequence ATGTTAAGATACTATGTAGTTGTAGCTGGACGTATTCAAGGCGTTGGCTTTAGATTCTTTTGTCAAAGTCATGCATCTATTATGAATATTACAGGCTTTGTACGTAACATGAGTAATGGTATGGTTGAACTTCAAATTCAAGGTTCTGAGGAAGTTCTAGATAAATTTTTAAGTTTAATAAAATCTGGTAATAGATTTATTAGAGTTGATGATATTTCTATAAAAAAAATACCTTTGCTACAAGAGGAAAAAGGCTTTAAAGTAGTTTATTAA
- a CDS encoding glycoside hydrolase family 73 protein, giving the protein MEWKGSYSGLVSYKKSKDKKVSKRRFLEILFIIVVLITVVLSFLKRGVNKDFIKLSEDTINYYIQTCDEVSLNKGQLNWQEVAVVYATINNGTFEASKKEDVIKIGNNFFEYNSNTGEYKIKTLEKVLKDLGAKGEEIKKAKECLVSIEDNYLNTSLAKDQNKKTFIKDLSNEALNNYKEYGILPSITIAQAILESGWGESELSDKHNNLFGIKADESWSGKKIKMKTKENYDDFIEDYFRVYRTKAASIEDHGRFLNENIRYKENGVFEAKNYKDQAKAIEKAGYSTANNENGEPIYANSLIDVIQRNNLMLYDTEVNR; this is encoded by the coding sequence ATGGAGTGGAAAGGAAGTTATTCTGGTCTTGTAAGCTATAAAAAAAGTAAGGATAAAAAAGTAAGTAAAAGAAGATTTTTAGAAATATTATTTATAATAGTAGTTTTAATAACTGTGGTATTATCTTTTTTAAAAAGAGGGGTTAATAAGGACTTTATAAAGCTATCAGAGGATACTATAAATTATTACATACAAACTTGTGATGAAGTAAGTTTAAATAAAGGACAATTAAATTGGCAAGAAGTAGCGGTTGTTTATGCTACTATAAATAATGGAACTTTTGAAGCTTCAAAAAAAGAGGATGTAATTAAAATAGGAAATAATTTCTTTGAATATAATAGTAATACTGGAGAATATAAAATAAAGACTTTAGAAAAAGTGTTAAAAGATTTAGGAGCAAAAGGAGAAGAGATAAAAAAGGCAAAGGAATGTTTAGTTAGTATAGAAGATAATTATCTTAATACCAGCTTAGCAAAGGATCAAAATAAAAAGACTTTTATAAAAGATTTATCAAATGAAGCTTTAAATAACTATAAAGAATATGGGATATTGCCATCTATTACAATTGCTCAAGCAATTTTAGAATCTGGCTGGGGTGAGTCTGAACTTTCAGATAAACATAATAACTTATTTGGAATAAAGGCTGATGAGAGTTGGAGTGGAAAAAAAATAAAAATGAAAACTAAAGAAAATTATGATGATTTTATAGAAGATTATTTTAGAGTATATAGAACCAAAGCAGCTTCAATAGAAGATCATGGAAGGTTTTTAAATGAAAATATAAGATATAAAGAAAATGGGGTTTTTGAAGCAAAGAATTATAAAGATCAAGCTAAAGCAATAGAGAAGGCTGGCTATAGTACAGCTAATAATGAAAATGGAGAGCCTATATACGCAAACTCTCTTATAGATGTTATACAAAGAAATAATTTAATGCTATATGATACAGAAGTAAATAGGTAA
- a CDS encoding alanine/glycine:cation symporter family protein — MTNQIQSFLQSIDNIVWGPPLLILLVGTGIYLTCRLKLVQILKLPLALKYVFFKDDEEYDDNAKGDVSSFGALCTALSATIGTGNIVGVATAIKAGGPGALFWMWIAAFFGMATKYAEGVLAIKYREIDENGEMAGGPMYYIKNGLGLNWLAKVFAIFGVGVALLGIGTFGQVKSIADAAQITFKVPLVVTAVLVTILVALVTLGGIKRISKVSEKVVPIMAGLYIFSVLLVLIFNFTAIPEAISLIIRSAFNPKAALGGTIGITISIAMQRGIGRGVFSNEAGLGSAPIAAAAAKTKSPVKQGLISMTGTFIDTIIICTMTGLVIVITGAFQGPLEGAALTTSAFEIGLTIAIIGKYIVNIGLIFFAFTTILGWNYYGERCIEYLIGVKAILPYKVVFIAFVAVGPFLPVELIFIIADIVNGLMALPNLIGLIGLRNVVVEETEQFFEEMKVEGVVA, encoded by the coding sequence ATGACAAATCAAATTCAATCATTTTTACAATCAATTGACAACATAGTGTGGGGACCACCTCTACTAATTCTTTTAGTTGGGACTGGTATATATTTAACTTGTAGGTTAAAGCTAGTTCAAATTCTTAAATTACCATTAGCATTAAAATATGTGTTTTTTAAGGATGATGAAGAATATGATGATAATGCAAAGGGAGATGTTTCAAGTTTTGGAGCACTTTGTACAGCTTTATCAGCAACAATAGGAACAGGTAATATAGTTGGAGTAGCAACAGCTATAAAAGCAGGAGGACCTGGAGCTTTATTTTGGATGTGGATAGCAGCATTTTTTGGAATGGCAACAAAATATGCAGAAGGTGTACTTGCTATAAAATATAGAGAAATAGATGAAAATGGAGAGATGGCTGGAGGTCCTATGTATTATATAAAAAATGGCTTAGGATTAAACTGGTTAGCTAAAGTTTTTGCTATATTTGGTGTTGGAGTTGCTTTACTTGGAATAGGAACTTTTGGGCAAGTAAAATCAATTGCAGATGCAGCACAAATAACATTTAAAGTACCACTAGTTGTAACAGCTGTTTTAGTAACAATATTAGTTGCATTAGTAACTTTAGGTGGTATAAAAAGAATATCAAAGGTATCAGAAAAAGTTGTGCCAATAATGGCAGGTTTATATATATTTAGTGTATTATTAGTTTTAATATTTAACTTTACAGCAATTCCAGAAGCAATTAGTCTTATAATTAGAAGTGCATTTAATCCTAAAGCAGCTTTAGGTGGAACTATTGGTATTACAATTTCAATTGCTATGCAAAGAGGAATTGGAAGAGGAGTATTTTCAAATGAAGCTGGACTTGGTAGTGCTCCAATAGCAGCAGCAGCAGCAAAAACAAAATCACCAGTTAAGCAAGGTCTTATCTCAATGACAGGGACTTTTATTGATACAATAATAATTTGTACAATGACAGGTTTAGTAATTGTAATAACAGGAGCATTTCAAGGACCTTTAGAAGGTGCAGCCTTAACAACATCAGCTTTTGAAATAGGATTAACTATAGCAATTATAGGAAAATATATAGTTAATATAGGACTTATTTTCTTTGCTTTTACTACAATACTTGGATGGAACTATTATGGAGAAAGATGTATTGAGTATTTAATAGGAGTAAAAGCTATATTACCATATAAAGTTGTTTTTATAGCTTTCGTAGCAGTTGGACCATTTTTACCAGTTGAACTTATATTTATAATAGCAGATATAGTTAATGGATTAATGGCATTACCTAACTTAATTGGACTTATAGGGCTTAGAAATGTTGTTGTAGAGGAAACAGAACAATTTTTTGAGGAAATGAAAGTAGAAGGGGTAGTTGCCTAA
- a CDS encoding Cof-type HAD-IIB family hydrolase, which produces MIKLIASDLDGTLLDDNGKIPNEFEDVLKEIIQRNIKFIAASGRPYYTLKEDFGKLAKHVTFVADNGAVIVENDEIIHCDIIEKELVQKIISKYRTLKDIHIILCGKECAYIEDTDPRFLEEVDKFYYKKEIVNNIEDIENDIVKITFCDFNNVRQLSEKHFAKEFSDELQIVVSGKIWLDIMDNKTNKGLGLKKIQDKFAITNGETMVFGDYYNDLPMFEKAFFTYAMDNAPEEVKSKAKYIIESNSNYGVINTLRDKYLKNQGE; this is translated from the coding sequence ATGATTAAACTTATAGCATCTGATTTAGATGGAACTTTACTTGATGATAACGGTAAAATTCCTAATGAGTTTGAGGATGTTTTAAAAGAAATTATACAAAGAAATATAAAATTCATTGCAGCTTCCGGAAGACCTTACTATACACTTAAAGAAGATTTTGGTAAATTAGCAAAGCATGTAACTTTTGTAGCTGATAATGGTGCTGTAATAGTAGAAAATGATGAAATAATTCATTGTGATATAATTGAAAAAGAACTAGTACAAAAAATAATTTCAAAATATAGAACTTTAAAAGACATACATATAATTCTTTGTGGCAAAGAATGTGCCTACATCGAAGATACTGATCCTAGATTTTTAGAAGAAGTAGATAAATTTTACTACAAAAAAGAAATTGTTAATAATATAGAAGATATAGAAAATGATATCGTAAAAATAACTTTCTGCGACTTCAATAATGTTAGACAACTATCAGAAAAGCATTTTGCAAAAGAATTCTCAGATGAATTACAAATTGTTGTTTCAGGAAAGATATGGCTTGATATAATGGATAACAAAACAAATAAAGGATTAGGACTAAAAAAAATCCAAGATAAGTTTGCAATAACTAATGGAGAAACAATGGTTTTTGGTGATTATTATAATGATCTTCCAATGTTTGAAAAGGCATTTTTTACATATGCTATGGATAATGCTCCTGAAGAAGTTAAAAGTAAAGCAAAATATATTATAGAAAGCAATTCTAATTATGGAGTTATTAATACGTTAAGAGATAAATATCTAAAAAATCAAGGGGAATAA
- a CDS encoding D-2-hydroxyacid dehydrogenase, whose product MKKIVILDGKTLGDIKFENLNEFGEVVYFDTTKQEEVVDRIKDANIVLTNKVVLNESNLKYAEKLELICETATGFNNIDITYAKEKGIAVTNVAGYSTNTVAQHTFATVLALYDKLSYYDNFVKSGSYAKSGLFTDLSKPFYELEGKTWGIVGLGAIGKRVAKIAEAFGVNIIYYSTSGNNLNRDYKNVNFEELIKESDIISIHAPLNEKTKGLMSYDAIKKMKKNAILINMGRGPIVVEEDLAKAIEEELIAGAALDVFEVEPIKEDNPLIRIKNKENVILTPHIAWASVEARERLFKEIIENIKAFYKGEIRGRVEI is encoded by the coding sequence ATGAAGAAGATAGTTATTTTAGACGGAAAGACTTTGGGGGATATTAAATTTGAAAATCTTAATGAATTTGGAGAAGTTGTTTATTTTGATACTACAAAACAAGAAGAAGTAGTAGATAGAATCAAGGATGCTAATATAGTTCTTACTAATAAAGTTGTTTTAAATGAGAGTAATTTAAAGTATGCAGAAAAATTAGAATTAATTTGTGAAACAGCTACAGGATTTAATAATATAGACATAACATATGCAAAGGAAAAAGGAATAGCAGTTACAAACGTAGCAGGATATTCAACTAATACTGTAGCACAACATACTTTTGCTACAGTATTAGCGTTATATGACAAGCTTTCATATTATGATAATTTTGTTAAATCAGGAAGTTATGCAAAATCAGGATTATTTACTGATTTAAGCAAACCTTTTTATGAATTAGAAGGAAAGACTTGGGGAATAGTGGGATTAGGAGCTATAGGTAAAAGAGTTGCTAAGATAGCAGAAGCTTTTGGAGTAAATATTATATATTATTCAACATCAGGTAATAATTTAAATAGAGATTATAAGAATGTTAATTTTGAAGAGTTAATTAAAGAGTCAGATATAATATCAATACATGCACCTTTAAATGAAAAAACTAAAGGTCTTATGAGCTATGATGCTATTAAGAAAATGAAAAAGAATGCTATATTAATAAATATGGGAAGAGGTCCTATAGTTGTAGAGGAAGATTTAGCAAAAGCTATAGAAGAAGAATTAATAGCAGGAGCAGCATTAGATGTATTTGAAGTTGAACCTATTAAAGAAGATAATCCTTTAATAAGAATTAAAAATAAAGAAAATGTAATATTGACACCACATATTGCATGGGCAAGTGTTGAAGCGAGGGAAAGATTATTTAAAGAAATAATTGAAAATATTAAAGCCTTTTATAAAGGGGAAATAAGAGGTAGAGTAGAGATTTAA